One stretch of Vulpes lagopus strain Blue_001 chromosome 12, ASM1834538v1, whole genome shotgun sequence DNA includes these proteins:
- the LOC121472617 gene encoding protein SOGA3-like yields MQSKRRKGVIFCDLLRGKCNLGPGTGPARRLRGSSRSAASPRPPRRCAGREGAAGGSGCAGRGGTGASDYPCPPRLFRGLSSTAGSRGGRGACLGARSAAGASVGERRASASGRKRQGEGASAAGSERTQAAASPPPTEIEPSDGLCPGRQKLPGPR; encoded by the exons atgcagagtaaaaggagaaaaggagtgaTCTTCTGTGATCTGCTTCGGGGAAAATGCAATCTGGGCCCTGGGACTGGCCCGGCCCGTCGGCTCCGCGGCTCCTCCCGCTCCGCCGCCTCACCCCGTCCTCCCCGGCGCTGTGCGGGGCGGGAAGGTGCTGCGGGCGGCTCGGGCTGCGCGGGGAGAGGAGGGACGGGGGCTTCCGACTACCCCTGCCCCCCGCGGCTTTTCCGGGGCCTTTCGAGCACCGCGGGCTCCCGAGGTGGGCGCGGAGCGTGCTTGGGCGCCCGGAGCGCAGCAGGGGCAAGTGTCGGCGAGAGACGAGCGAGCGCGAGcgggagaaagaggcagggagagggcgCCTCGGCGGCTGGCTCGGAG AGGACACAGGCCGCGGCGTCCCCTCCTCCCACCGAGATTGAGCCATCAGATGGCCTCTGCCCAGGGCGGCAGAAGCTTCCTGGCCCGAGGTGA